The Coffea arabica cultivar ET-39 chromosome 2c, Coffea Arabica ET-39 HiFi, whole genome shotgun sequence genome includes the window GATCATCTCATCAGAAAATTCGATTTTTTTGAATTAATCCGCTGGGCAAGTTTTTCTTTTGAAAGAATGTGAGCATCTGTAAAGTTAATTGTTTCTTGTGGTTATAGGACGGAGCTGCATGTGTAGTTGTTACCAACATTATGGGCAATGGGTTCAGAAATTGAAGTACTTGAGTAGAGATTGAGTTTGTTTTTGGGTGAGCTGCagaaagaatttgaaatttttgatagaATTGTCTACAAAAATAAGAATCAGCATCAAAGGTGCTCTTATTGTCAGTGTCTGCTCAAGGTAGGTAGTTCTTCTGCTGAAGTTTCAATTTTACTTACCTATTATATAGCACTAACCTGTACGTTTCTAGGCTTAGATTTCTGTTTACCCAAAATTAACTGTGATTCTGCTGACAGGTGAGAAGGGATTTGAGGCTTCTGCAATCAGCAAATTTGGGGGAAATCTTGAACTCCTGCTTTGTCGCAATCCATAGAAAAAGACCTAAACAAAAAGTGCAGCTTTGGGAAAGGTATAAACAAAAAGGAGGATCCTTATCCTAATTTCTTGTTAACCTTATGCATTGATGACTGTGCTTATTGATGCTTGTATCTTGTTATGGAGCAATTAGCAAGACTCTGAAGAGGGTTCATTGCAAAGTTATaaatcttcaaaattttctgAGTCATTTCATGAGGcttcaaaaatgtaaaattggaatttgaaaattatttgccAGGGAAATTGATTTAGAAATTACTCTATCTAATGTACAAGTAATAGCAATTGAACTGTTATGTTCTATAGtatttcatatacataaatttttggatatttatatGCATGTCTGTTTTACACTGCATTTTCAGTTTGAAGAGGAGAAGGTCTGATGTTGGTAAATATAGCTTTTTGGAACGGCTTCTTGGAGTTGCACGTCTACTATCGCTGGTAGTAATTTGTTCATGATTGCTGTCATAACTGTGTTTCTCTAACTTGTTATTGTACCTTCAGTCCTCAACGAACCTGAAGTCTCAATGGGAGGCATGCCATTAAGCTACAATATTATATATGTTCTTGTCAAACATTTCCATTGTTAATTTGTTATGATGTCCAATTAGTCATTGTATATCAAGATCTTTAGGTCTTAGAGGAGTCAGACTCTTGGTTAGTTTCAGTCTCTTCCATTTTTCTCAGCaagtcttttcttttttaactgtAACAGCAAGTCATATGTTGTCTTATTCCTTTCCTTCCCTCTTCATCTACTTCTCTGGTACCGTTGTAAGCTATTCCCTCTAATCATGTTGCTGAAGGTAATCGTCTAAAGAACTTATGCTATGCTTTTGATTCTCCTCTTCCCCTAGATAATGACACTGACGCTGCAAATCCTGAATCTGCTCCAGAAGGTCCTGATGGCAAGGTCAAGACATTGGTTCTTTGGCTGATCCTGTTTCACAAGGTAAGTATATAAGAGACGGTTCTTCCATTGCAGGACCTGCTGCAAAGAGTAGCATGACTCTGGAAGATGGCCTACTTACAACTTCAAAGCTTATCTCCGCATTTGAGTCCCTTTAACACACAAGGCCGGGAAGAAAAAGGTTGCCTTCTTAGCGGTGAGAGCTCCTTCACCATCAACCGCACACATAAACTTGATTCTGGTGTCAAACTAACAGACAAAAGTTGATTAACAGAAATGGGATGCATTTTTCAGTCTGCTTATTGGTGACAATAAGAAGAGCAGTAGTATCTCTTACGAGTATATTCAGACCAAAAAGCCAGTCATATTGTGCTTTTTCCCCCTCTCTatggctgtttttttttttctttcttttcattttttcccaaTTACGCTTAACGTGGTTTAAACCTTTGGAGCAACTCCAATGGCGTGTCATGGGAGGTACTCATTACACGTATCATCAGAATGATGCGTGTAAATGTTgctaaaaaaaaagaggatatagCGAGCCCTTTTTTGCAACAGATAAATTTGGTATCACTGTCACATATGATATTTTCACATTTGAGGTATCACATATATTTGATTAATAAttacataattattttttagaaaataacaatatattatttttgagagatagaaaaagatatattgtcCAAACTTagaaattaataatattatttttttagaaaataaaaaaatccaaaaggtaaaaaatttaatgaaaattaataattcatttttgaaaaataacagaattattttttttaaaaaaattacattatTTATTTACGGAATATGTATTgtgcattattaaaataaatgtttgatttAACTGTAGACCCATACTATTATCCCGTGTTTCCTTAGTAATATAAAGCTAATAGTCATATCATACAACGTCCACCTTGCAAAAGAATTTCTAGGCTGATTTTTGTCATATTTTGAATGCCAACAACTATCCAGAAGCAGGTAAGTTGAACAGTACGCTAAGAGCTTGCCACTCTTCAATTGCTTCTTCAATGAAGAATTGATTGCTTAAGTTTTACATTATATGATAGACGGCATTTGGACTGCATTTTATAGCTGTTGTGTTGATGTAAATTTTATTgaaaggaaatccaaaagaagttTCGAATGGTGAGGGTCGATTATTTCGCAAAAGTGGTCTCGAAAGAATCAAATGATTCAAAATGTTGAAGTGATTTTTAGAATTAGTTTTAatgataattaattttttttaaagttatgATGTTTGACAAATAATTACTGGAGAAAcccgaaaaagaaaaacaattaaaatagtGAATTAATAGTGAATCAAATGGTTCATGAAACCAGTCATTTGCTTGGGGAAAACTGATTCCACGATTACTAAGAGCAGCAAAACTGAACCAACCAAAGATCAAATAACATCCACATCTATAAACATAACAATGACCGACGTAAAACGGAGAAGGGATCCAGATAAAATATGGAGTAAACCATATTCATGCATCAACAGAACAACGTTCTTTTCCCAGTAAAGCCTAAAAGATAAGTTGGAAGAATAATACAAAATTTAGTTTAATAcaacaaaataattaataaCTGCCGCAAAACTGACTCAATATCCTGACTATTCCTGTCTGTCTTTGGGTTTCAAGGGAGATCTTATGGCCACAATTCTGGGAATGAATTAACTCCAGTTGCCTTCTCTCACAGTTCTGGGAGGACCTCTGCAAGTAACTCTGAAATCTTCTAGTTCTGGGACCAAATTACGATAAATATTGTACCAGCTGCTAGTCAAAAGAAATAACCTCCTCTTGAACATCTAGTAATTCCTCCACTTCTACGTCTTTGGCCTCGTATTCCTCCTCTTCATCACTGGCTTCCCCATCACGAAGCTTCTGTCTTTCTAATTTTTCCTCTTCTTGCAGCTGTTTCCACTCGCTGATCCACCTCTCCCACTCTTCCTTCACAATCTTTCGCTTCTCGCGTTCCTGCTCACTCAACTGGAGGGAGACATCCTGATCCTCTGCTTCATACTTCTTGCTGTACTTCTTCAGGTTCTTGGATATCTCTTCTTCCTTCTCAGGGCTCAAAAGGGATGGAGGCCTTGGACGCCAAGAAAACTACGATATAACCAATGTAAGTTTCAAGTtttcaaacacaaaaaaagaaaaaaaaatactaaatgtGAAATTGTGTAGTTTTACCTGGAAAAAGTGATCCTTGAGAATACGATATAACAGTTTGCCATTGAAGGACCATATGTTGAAACCATTTTCCATCTCATGAACTGAAGTTACTGACGTAGCAACATACCTGCATATGCAAATTTGATGCAatcaaaaagaattaaaacaaaacaaaatgtcAAGACTAAGCAACTATCAGTCTTTTAGACTCCCAAGTACTACACAGATTCTACAATTAAACTTGAGAAAAAACATTCAAGTTTTAGAACCAGGAAAGAGACTTCAGACACATTACAACAAGATGGAAGCTTTATTCTCCTAATCAACTCAACGAAAATGGATCGGTTATTACCTTCCCGTGGGATCCCATTCAATATCTGTTGCCATGAAGTGCTCAGCTGTTGCCATGGTTTCAAGCTCATCAACATTGTAGAACTCCAATTGCCCATTGAAATTTTTCAACCCAGCCAGCACAATGAACCGACCAGCTGGTGACCAGTAAAGTGCATTTGCCTGCTTGCCCTTGATAGTTGTGAGTTTTGAAACCCGACCAGTATTATGAGCAGTCCGCATTGAGTAGAAACTTATGTCAGGCCTAGGGTTATCACCATGAATAACTGCAAATCTATGGCCCTTTGGCTCCCAAGCAAATGCAATAATCTTATCATTCTTATTCTCAAGTTCCAATACTTCAATGGGAATATCTCTCTCTTTAATTCTGAAAAGCTCAAACCCAGTATATGTACTCTTCTTAGTTTTTGTGTACCGATCAACTTTCACAGCCAGGTAGTCACCATTGCTTTGCCAATACATTTTGCAGTCACTAACACTAAAAAGATTCTTCTGCCTCAATTCCTCCTTGCTTGGGATTTGCACAAGACTTACCTATTATTAGATTGTAAACTATTAGCCTTTAGAttagaggaaacaaaaaaagtCAGGTGTGTACCACATGGAGCTTCTGTACTCACCCTTGCAGGCTGATTCCCTCCACCAAGTTCTGGAACAAATAGTGCAAGGATAGGATCGGTCGGTGACCAACTAAAGTCCATGACATTTTCAACCTTTATGGATTTCTTGTCAATAAGAGTAAATGTCTCAGTTTCATAAACAGAGATGACGTTCTTCCCTATTCGGGCAAAGTATTTGTCATCCTTCCCACCACCCCACCTGAAAAAAGATCAATCAACttttccaagtcaaaaattttcacaattAGATCCAATCATAGAAAAAGTGAAACATGTCTCCATGCACCAGGTCAACAAGGGCAATCAGTATACATAAGCAAAAGGTCACCTGAAAACAGGCCAAGAAACACCAGTAACGCCCCCAGTTCCTCCAATAGCAAATTCATCTACACTTCCCTTGAAATCTCGCATTACTTTTCCAGATTTCACATCAAAAATGTTGAGAACTACCCTCTGCAAAATGAGTCTATATCAGGAAAAGTCCTACAGGGATCTGAAAACGTGTTGCTACACCAGAACACACATTTCTGTTGGTGTAATGCTTCTACTGTCACTCTTGTTATTGCAATGCATCGCATAATAAGGCGAATTTGTAGATTAACcttgatttttaaaatttacaGAGGAATTAGTCAACGAATATGTTTCATGACTTCTATTAAGGGAGTGCAACAATTAATATCAAATAGCAAAAAGATAATCAGTAAGGAAGAAGATATAATAAAAGATCATAAGGGAAGTATGTAATGGGTTAAATAACAAATGAACTAGATAAAACACATTACATGAGTATCACGAGGATTGCTAGGTTCATGGCTGCTGTAAGTCACCAAAAACCTCTCACCAGGAGAAAAATCGATCAGTCTAACCTGCAATTGAGACATTAAAGTCAAATGCTTGAAAGATTAGTACTCTAGCTTGCTAACATCATAGTTATTAAAATATGACCTGAGGGTGAGCATAGCGCGTTAAGCGATTGAAAGCGGAGGCACCACCCCAAACTACAGCACCTTGCCTGTGCAGTGTGGCTAAATAGGTACCCAGCGGGGACCACTGAACGAAACTCTCGGTCCAGAACTGAGTGAAAAAATAATGGGGAAAAAAAGGCATCAGAGAAACGTAAAACATGGAAGTTCTAAAAAGGAATGAGAAAAATGTATTCAGAAGAGTACAAGGACAATTCATCCAAGTAAAATCCAGTATAAGATGCATTAAACAACATAAATTTACGAGCAATGAACCAGATGAAACAGAAAGAACTACAAATTTCAAGTCACTCACAGGACGTTTGTAAACAGGATCAGGCTTCAACTGTCTAGCATCATTCCACAGCACCTCGGTGTCACTGCCAGCACGAATTACAAATTGATCTCTAGCTTTCTCATCAGTAAGCCAGTGTTGCAGATTTTCCTGAAACCAGTACACAACCCACTCAGATAAAAACTTACTGAACAGAACAATTCAGGCAGAAGAGAGAATCCTAAGATTAGCAGCACTTGAAAAGAAAGAAGCCAACCCCTGGTGTGTAAGGTATAGTTTCTGGAGGAGCCCACTCATCTGGAACTTTCATAAACTTTTCAATGTCATCAAACATGTTCACAGCAAATATATGAGATCTATCCAACTTGTATCCATTAGTCTTCTCTTTTGCAAGTTCAGCTTCCTTCAATGCCATCAAACAAGATCAGTTAGCCAGATGAAACTAATTATCAATTGCAACGAGACATTATGGCAACCTGTTTGTTTGTTTGCATATAGACACAACTCTTCCCCGCCCCAATGCCCCCCTCCCccggcccaaaaaaaaaacacctccaccccaaaataaaaggaaaaacggAAACAATAGGTCGTTGTTTCTTTAGACTGCATAATGCCATAACCCTCGCCTACGCACCAACCATTGCTGTGTTTCTAAAAAAGCAATCACCGCATATTAATAACATCTAAAACAAATACACATTTGTCTGATCTTCAGCTAATACACAGCTTTTGTATTTCAAGAAGCTACCAGATACTACTTATTGAATCATCAAGATAAGCCATCATTCCAAACGTTAAAGCAATTTCATACAATTTCCCTCTCCAGGCTAATATCATATGCCTCTGGCCCGTTTTAATAAAGCTCATTTACATATTTTCTCCAATTATAAGCAAATTTTCTACACCCCATACGATAGCAAAGTCCACAAATTAATATCCaaaaagatttttctttttaactctACCTGAGGTGTATTATACTCTATAAAACAGTATCCCAGAGTTTTGCCAGTATGGTCAACTGGCATCCATAAACCGTCATCCTTAATCACCCCAATCTGGCTATAAATTTTGCGAATAACCccttccaatttttcaaatttctctttAGGAACCACGGGCAAATTGTCCACCACAATTATGTTGCCAAACCCGGCCTCGAATTCCAACTCCTCTTCCTCCTTCAAATCCTCGTCATCACTGCAAAACAACAACCAATTCATTACCCAAAACCTCAAATTCCAGCGCAAAAAAGCCATTGCCGGAATTAATTTGACCTAAGCAGAAGGCGtatttttgctcaaatataagctttttttcttcttttcctaaaCCAACACAATAAAGTTGTAACATTTATACGAACCTGATGATGCCGAAGTCTTCGCCAGGAGGGAGGCGAATGGAATCCAAATCCACTTCAGAGAAGTCGATGCCGAGACGTGACGCGGAGGCTCTTATGTCCTCCATGGACATCACCTCAGTCGCCATGATTATACCGCTTTAGAATTTGGAGCTTGTCTGAGTGTAGTCAGACAAGCTGTGAGAATGCGCCACCGCCGAAgaaggaggaaaagaagaatgagTGCTCCGGCCGCCGAGAAGTTTCGGTAATGGAGATTGTTCgtgtttttagggtttttgatcTTCTGGAGAGTGAAATAATGAGAAAGGCGGTTCGAGTCGTTATTTCCAGGGTCTTGagccttttttccttttcaatagCAACTTATTATGTTACGTGTTGAAATAAAACTCGCTATTGGGCCGATGGCCCATATAACTGAGGGCCAATAGGCTTACCAACCCAATCCTACTTTTAACGCTGATCGTATGCTATGGCCTTCGTCAACAATTTTGCAGACTGAACCATTCCAGTATTGTGAAGCCTGTTTAGACCACCAATTTATGTAGACCCAATAAAATGCCTTGCAGTTGAACCGAGGCAAGTATGTTAAATTCCGTTTACACCCCCATCAATTTCTTCTATGATTTGTTTGTTGGTCTCGtttgaattgcaattttttagagtttctataaaaaaaatatactgtaGTTTACAATTTTTTGGAGCTTTTATTAAAAAGCATAtcgtaacgatttgatatatatgcgataaaaagatgattgaaaaatatattcactgaaaacgtaaaaattttttgatagaaaatttCGATCCAAAAAACACCAGTCGAGGAGTCCTAAATGTTTCAGAAATATGATAAATTGCCTAAAACAGATTCTGAGAATGCAATTTTTTACTGAAAACTTAAAAAGTGTTTTCATAATTGCAATGCCAACGATATAAGAATTCTACAAGTCCTTCATTCTATCATGTTATGATTTTAGTCCTACAGGCGAGTCCAAGTATAAGCCACATGCATCAAAAGATAAATTTTTTTACCCTATTATCAAAATCCTGCTAAACCTTTTCTGTGTAACCTTCTTGGATACTCCTTAGATTAATCCCATATGGTTTGACTAGACATAAACTCCAATGAAACTAAAGGAGAAAGTGAAATTTATCATTTGCAGAAGAAAAACgtctcttttattttcttatttttgtttgtctCCCAAGGGGAGTGCACATGTCCATAGAAAACTAGCCCATGAACTAATGAATTGTCGTCAAATAGAATACTGCACCATGCCATCGATTAAAAAGGGCCAAATTTAGAGCAAAAGGTTTAAAAGACATCACTTTCCTGGTTTGTAGATACTGCAAGGAAGTATAATGAATTATTGAGATGAGACCCCAATAGAAGAAAAACCCAAAAGAGctcaaagaaaa containing:
- the LOC113726934 gene encoding eukaryotic translation initiation factor 3 subunit B-like gives rise to the protein MATEVMSMEDIRASASRLGIDFSEVDLDSIRLPPGEDFGIISDDEDLKEEEELEFEAGFGNIIVVDNLPVVPKEKFEKLEGVIRKIYSQIGVIKDDGLWMPVDHTGKTLGYCFIEYNTPQEAELAKEKTNGYKLDRSHIFAVNMFDDIEKFMKVPDEWAPPETIPYTPGENLQHWLTDEKARDQFVIRAGSDTEVLWNDARQLKPDPVYKRPFWTESFVQWSPLGTYLATLHRQGAVVWGGASAFNRLTRYAHPQVRLIDFSPGERFLVTYSSHEPSNPRDTHRVVLNIFDVKSGKVMRDFKGSVDEFAIGGTGGVTGVSWPVFRWGGGKDDKYFARIGKNVISVYETETFTLIDKKSIKVENVMDFSWSPTDPILALFVPELGGGNQPARVSLVQIPSKEELRQKNLFSVSDCKMYWQSNGDYLAVKVDRYTKTKKSTYTGFELFRIKERDIPIEVLELENKNDKIIAFAWEPKGHRFAVIHGDNPRPDISFYSMRTAHNTGRVSKLTTIKGKQANALYWSPAGRFIVLAGLKNFNGQLEFYNVDELETMATAEHFMATDIEWDPTGRYVATSVTSVHEMENGFNIWSFNGKLLYRILKDHFFQFSWRPRPPSLLSPEKEEEISKNLKKYSKKYEAEDQDVSLQLSEQEREKRKIVKEEWERWISEWKQLQEEEKLERQKLRDGEASDEEEEYEAKDVEVEELLDVQEEVISFD